DNA from Algisphaera agarilytica:
TGGAAAAGCCGCCGCTGCTCCGGCATAAAGACTGAGGCGGGTTACGGTCATTTATTGATAATTGATAATCAAATATCTGTGAAATAAAGGTTTACGATAAATCTTATTGATAATCACCGTCGTGGTTCGTACGATTAGATACCAACTGCGAGCCACATGGATGTTCCCGCGCTCGCCAACCCCGCATGACCGACTGGACCCCACCATGAGCTGCAACATCCACGAAAACCACGACCACGAACACGGCCCCGGCTGCGGCCACACCGCCATCAAGCACGGCGACCACGTCGACTACCTCCACGATGGCCACCTCCACCATCCCCACGGCGACCACGTGGACGAGCACGTCATCGAAGTCTCAGAAACCAACCCCGACGGCTGCACCGGCGGCCACACCTGCTCGGGTCATGATGCCGACCACGTCCACGGCCCCGGCTGCGGCCACGAAGCCGTCCCCCACGGCGACCACATCTGCTACCTCGTGGCTGGCCACCTCCACCACCCCCACGACGGCCACTGCGACGACCACGGGCCGATCGAAGTGGTGAAGTGAGATCGCGGTTTTCCTTACCGCCCATTCGGCGGAACTAACTCAGTAAATCCTCAACCGTTTCCATCGCGGACCATGCGGCGGCGTGTACGCTGCTCCAGTCGTGAAACCGCGTGTAGGCATCCCCCGCGAAATACACCCGGTCATCGACCGAGCCGGCCAGGTGTTGCGAAGTCGATACCGGCGCATCGTCGGCGAGGTACGCGGCGTGGATGTACGGTTCGTCGTTCCAGTTCTGGACGAGGTGCCGAACGTAGGTGCGGCTTACCTCGCCCTCGAAGACCTCGTCGAGCTCGGCGAGAATCCGCTTGAGTAGTTCGTCCTCGGACAACACCAGGTAGCTTTCGGCGTGGTGGCCAACGGCGAACAGACCCAAGATGTTTGCTTGGGATTTTTGTCCGTACGCGGCGTCGTAGTAGAGCCGCTGCCCCTGTTTCATTTCGCTGTCCGGGAACGCCAGCGCTGCGGGGTAAAACTTTTCGGTGAATTCGAGGAAGACTTTGAGCCCGCTCCAAATGTCGGCCGATGCGATCGCGCGGGCGCGTCGCGGGGGCAGGGCGGGCGTAAAGGCGAGGTCGCCGCGCTGGAGGATCTTGAGCGGCACGGTGACGATCACGCGGTCGGCGACATGGGTTGCGCCCTTGGCGTCGGTCAACTGGACCGTGTCTCCGGCGTAGTCGATCGCCGTGACCTGCGAGTCGAACGTGATGGCGTCCGCGATGCCGGGGTAGATGTAGGTGTTAAAGAAGTCGAGCCAGCTCGAGCCGACAAATTTGCGGTCGAGCTCGTCGCCGATGGGCCCGAGCATGAGGCGGCCGTCGTAATAACCGGCGAGGTCGTTGGGGTCATACGCCCTGACTTTGGTGGTCACGTTCACCGCGGGGTCGTTCACGATCTCATCAAGAATCCCCGGCCCGACATGGACCCACTCGGCCCCGAGCGAGATCGGGAAATCCGTAAACGTGGTGTGGTGCTTGATCCGCCCGCCGTGCGTGGGCGCCGCTTCGAACACCGCGACCTCAACGCCGTACTGACGGAGCAGGTGCGCCGCCGTCATCCCCGCCGGCCCCGCCCCCACGATCACGATGCGTTCTCCCAACCGCTCCGCCGCGACCTTCGAGCTCCGGCTGTTACAGCCGACCAGCAGTGAAGCCAATCCCGCCATCCCCTGGGCGATGAAGCGGCGACGGCCGAGTGGCGTGTTAGGCGAATCGAACATGGTCTGAGCAGTATAAATCTACGGATCAGATAACGTTTTCTGGAACCTTACCTTTCCCCAGATGCAATGCTTCATACATCTCGGGTAAGTTCCCTTTTAATAAACTGACTGGCATCGATCCGCCAGTCACCATCCACAAAATGTGCGTCAACCTTACCTATCTCTGTCGCTAGCGATACCTTGCCTGATTCGATCGACCCGGAAATGATAGACACGACGTATGAATCGGTAATCGCCATAAGTTGGCCGGCTACACCAGGAGGCGTACCATCTCCACGCCATAACACTGCGGCGTCAGGGTGTGCCAAAATCAATGGCTCAATTAATGCTCGATCTGACGAGTAGCGAGCGGCAGGGACTGACGCCAAACTTTTGCTTGCTCCGGTTCGACGTGTGTATCTCGTATTTGGGCGGCCAGTTTACGAATTTCGTTCAGCGATTTGGTTTGCCGTAGCTTGGCGTACTCGACAAGCAGTTCGCGAAGCCTTGTTATTGCTGTCTCATCGTCGTCGCAGACCAATCGAATCGCACCGGCCCACCCATATTTATCGGGAACCAGAAGTCGAGCGTTTACGAATAGGTTTAGCGTTCGCTTGTTATCGTCTGCGATTGGGGAATCGGAAGAAGCGATCTGTATTCCAGTGAATAACGCTGCAACCTCACCGAACGTACCGTTCACGGTGTACATCTTCGGACGGCGGCAAATGCTATCGACGAGTTTGATGAATTGCTCTGTCTCGTCCATACCTCTGCTTCAGGACAGTTGATTAGCTAGTTTATATTTACCGGGGCGACTCACATCACCCGGAAACCGATGTCGCGGCGGAACTGAGCGCCTTCGAATTTGATCTTGTCGCAGGCAGTGTTGGCTTTGGTTTGGGCTTCCTTCAGCGTGTCGCCCAGGGCGCAGACGCCCAGGACGCGGCCGCCGTCGGTGACCAGGGCATTCTCGCGGGTGAGCTTGGTGCCGGCGTGGAAGACGGTGACGTCCGGATCGCTCTCGGCATCTTCAATGCCGGTGATGGGCTTGCCTTTTTCGTAGTCGCCGGGGTAGCCGCCGCTGGCCATGACGACGCAGCAGCAGACACCTTGGTCCCAGGAGAGGTCGACCTCGTCGAGCTTGCCGGTCGCGGTGGCGAGCATGGCGTGCATGAGGTCGCCCTTGAGGCGCATCATCAGCGGCTGGGTTTCGGGGTCGCCGAAGCGGGTGTTGAACTCCAGCGTTTTGGGCCCGCCGGCGGTGAGCATGAGGCCGGCGTAGAGCACGCCCTTGAAGTCGATGCCGTCGCGGCGCATCGCGTCGACCGCGGGGACGAGGACCTCGGTCTGGATCTGGGTGAGCAGCTCTTCGGTGATGAGCGGGGTGGGGCAGTACACGCCCATGCCGCCGGTGTTCGGGCCGGTGTCGCCCTCGTGGGCCTGCTTGTGGTCCTGGGACGGGTCGAGGAGGAAGAGGTTGCGGCCGTCGACGAGTGCGAGGATCGAGACCTCTT
Protein-coding regions in this window:
- a CDS encoding flavin monoamine oxidase family protein — protein: MFDSPNTPLGRRRFIAQGMAGLASLLVGCNSRSSKVAAERLGERIVIVGAGPAGMTAAHLLRQYGVEVAVFEAAPTHGGRIKHHTTFTDFPISLGAEWVHVGPGILDEIVNDPAVNVTTKVRAYDPNDLAGYYDGRLMLGPIGDELDRKFVGSSWLDFFNTYIYPGIADAITFDSQVTAIDYAGDTVQLTDAKGATHVADRVIVTVPLKILQRGDLAFTPALPPRRARAIASADIWSGLKVFLEFTEKFYPAALAFPDSEMKQGQRLYYDAAYGQKSQANILGLFAVGHHAESYLVLSEDELLKRILAELDEVFEGEVSRTYVRHLVQNWNDEPYIHAAYLADDAPVSTSQHLAGSVDDRVYFAGDAYTRFHDWSSVHAAAWSAMETVEDLLS
- the purD gene encoding phosphoribosylamine--glycine ligase — translated: MAKKTKGNAGAGLPSDPMNVLILGAGGREHALGWKLKQSKRCKKLFFAPGNGGTAALGTNVDLKIEPVDTKNVDAIDYFCRHNDIGLIVIGPEDPLCHGLADRLAAPGRHIFGPTADGARLEGDKAYAKDLMKGALIPTADSKTFTNFEMAKTYVEARETPVVVKATGLAKGKGAIVCSTNEEAVEALERCMVHKEFGEEGTTVLVEERLVGQEVSILALVDGRNLFLLDPSQDHKQAHEGDTGPNTGGMGVYCPTPLITEELLTQIQTEVLVPAVDAMRRDGIDFKGVLYAGLMLTAGGPKTLEFNTRFGDPETQPLMMRLKGDLMHAMLATATGKLDEVDLSWDQGVCCCVVMASGGYPGDYEKGKPITGIEDAESDPDVTVFHAGTKLTRENALVTDGGRVLGVCALGDTLKEAQTKANTACDKIKFEGAQFRRDIGFRVM